The Polyangium mundeleinium genome contains the following window.
CGGCTGCTCGACGTGCCGCAGAGGGCGTGGTTTCGGGCGGCGCCGTAGGCCCACACTTTTTCGCGTTTGTAGTTGTGGTACCAGGTCGCCTCGGCGCGTGGTCGCCCCCATTCGTATTCGGCCTCCGGCGTTCGGACTGCGCCCGCGCAGGCGCCCTCCCATTCGTGCGTGTCGCAGATGCGCTTGCCGACGGCCCGGCAGAGCGCAGCCGCCTCGTTCGCACGCACGTGCACGACGGGGTATTCACAAGGCAGGTTCGGGAATTCGAGCTGGTCGATGCAGACCCGCGCGCTTTCCGCAGTTTGGCCGGACGAAGGATCGTAGAGCGGCACCATGGAAGGCGCCCCGCAGGCGGCCACGTTCGTCTCCGTGACGCCGGCCTCGAGGCGGACGCGCCGGCACTCCGAGCGCGACATCGGGTGGCGCGAGATCGCAGGGTTGCCCTGGCCGAGCACGGACGAGGCGTCGAAGACCGCGCGGACGGCGTCTATCTGCATTTCCGACAAACGGAGGCCGGCGCGCATGCGGTCGAGCAAGCGCGCGCGTTGTTCGTCGAGCGTCTCGGGCTCCCGGTCGAGATCGTCCGAGGCGAGCGTGCGGGGCGGCGGAGGCGCGGGGACGCGCGTCGCGAGCCGGCGTGCTTCAAGGCGCCGTTGCGGCGGGAGGGTGACGGAGAGGACGAGCGTCACGGCGGTGCCGAGCGCGAGGAGGACGAGCGCCGCCTCGCTCAGCGCTCGCCGCCCGAGGCGCGGCGCTCGCGGAGCCTCGACGAGCGTCGAGGCGAGCGGCGGCACGGAGTCGGGGCGGGGAGGATCGAGGGGCATCGAGGATCGCGCCGCTCATTGTGTCCTCGCCCTCGCCGCGTGGCCAAGAGAGCGGCGGCCTAGCCGCGCGGGCGGACCGGATTTCGTAACGTCCCCACGCCTTCGACCTCAACCTCCACGACGTCGCCGGCCACGATCGGACCCACGCCGTGCGGCGTCCCGGTCGCGATGAGATCCCCGGGTTCGAGCGTCATGACGCCGCTGATGTACGCGATGAGCCGCGCGATCGAGAAGAGCATGTCGCGCGTGTTCCCATCCTGCCGGATCTCCCCGTTCACGCGGCAACGCACGGCGAGCGCGCTCGGATCGATCCCGGTGACGAGGAGCGGGCCCGTGGGGCAGAAGGTGTCGAAGCCCTTCGCCCGCGTCCACTGGCCATCTTTCTTCTGCAGATCCCGCGCCGTGACGTCGTCGACGCACGTGTACCCGAAGATGAAGTCGAGCGCGCGCTCCTCCGAGACGCGACGGCAACGCGCGCCGATCACCACGCCGAGCTCGGCCTCGTGATCGACACGGCTGCTTTCCTCGGGAAGCTCGATCGTCTCGTCTGCGGCGACGATCGACGACGGCGGTTTG
Protein-coding sequences here:
- a CDS encoding formylglycine-generating enzyme family protein — translated: MPLDPPRPDSVPPLASTLVEAPRAPRLGRRALSEAALVLLALGTAVTLVLSVTLPPQRRLEARRLATRVPAPPPPRTLASDDLDREPETLDEQRARLLDRMRAGLRLSEMQIDAVRAVFDASSVLGQGNPAISRHPMSRSECRRVRLEAGVTETNVAACGAPSMVPLYDPSSGQTAESARVCIDQLEFPNLPCEYPVVHVRANEAAALCRAVGKRICDTHEWEGACAGAVRTPEAEYEWGRPRAEATWYHNYKREKVWAYGAARNHALCGTSSSRTSGCPGGGYDQCGSNTYPAGAFPACQSPLGVFDMHGNAAEHMNLPTLPEELAASGGLGFTEMKGSWFVFATIEAHEDDCRWRAPSWHETRLGSENSHANYHLGFRCCKDI
- a CDS encoding fumarylacetoacetate hydrolase family protein, with amino-acid sequence MVAKPRCTSASAAQPLLDETVHEIPVHAGLGDDPIDHDISPDGRGSRERCAEREDPHATLGGSTMTTFARIDRGEGRAAFARLDGDRLRLLAGAPWERTSETGEEVPLAGARLLAPVTPTKIVCVGRNYRAHAAELGNDVPAEPLLFFKPPSSIVAADETIELPEESSRVDHEAELGVVIGARCRRVSEERALDFIFGYTCVDDVTARDLQKKDGQWTRAKGFDTFCPTGPLLVTGIDPSALAVRCRVNGEIRQDGNTRDMLFSIARLIAYISGVMTLEPGDLIATGTPHGVGPIVAGDVVEVEVEGVGTLRNPVRPRG